In Nocardioides sp. WS12, the DNA window CGATGTGCTCAGTCAGTCCGATCGAGCTGATCGCGTCGAACCCGGTCTCCTCGAGCAGCCGGTAGTCCAGGTAGCGCACTTCGGCGAGGTGATCCAGGCGCATCCGCTTGATCTCCTGCTGCGCCCAGAACGCCTGCTCCTCGGAGAGCGTGACGCCGAGTGCCTTCACGCCGTACTCGCGCGCCGCATGGCGCACCATCCCACCCCAGCCGCAGCCGACATCGAGCAGGCGCTGGCCGGGCTTCAGGTCGAGCTTGCGGGCAATCAGGTCGTACTTCTCGAACTGCGCCTCCTCGAGGGTGGCTTCGTCGGTCGGGTACACCGCGCAGGTGTAGGTCATCGACGGACCGAGGACCAGTTCGTAGAAGCGGTTCGACACGTCGTAGTGGTGGCTGATCGCCTCAGCGTCGCGACCCAGGCTGTGCCGTACGCCATCGATCACCCGGCGGACGCGACCGGGCGCCTCCTGCGGCGGCGGGGGCGGTGGCAGGAAACGACTGAGACCGAGCGTGCGCACCAGCATCAGGGCGTCGGTCGGCGACGGCCGGCGGAACTTGATGCCCTCCTTCAGTGCGACCAGCATCGGGTACGGGTCACCCGGGTGAGCCCCTTCGAGGATCAGGTCGCCGGCGACATAGGCGCGAGCCAGCGCGAGGTCAGGGTCCACGGTGCTCACGAGGTACGAGAGTCCGCGTTCGGTGGCGAGGTGGAAGTGGAACGGCGCATCCTCGGGACCGATCACGCTGCCGTCGTACGCAGTGAAGCGCAGCGGCAACTCGTCGGCGATCAGCATTCCGAAGGCGTCGGCGATGGTCAGGGGCGTGGTGGTTTTCATCGGCTCCTCACTG includes these proteins:
- a CDS encoding cyclopropane-fatty-acyl-phospholipid synthase family protein; translated protein: MKTTTPLTIADAFGMLIADELPLRFTAYDGSVIGPEDAPFHFHLATERGLSYLVSTVDPDLALARAYVAGDLILEGAHPGDPYPMLVALKEGIKFRRPSPTDALMLVRTLGLSRFLPPPPPPQEAPGRVRRVIDGVRHSLGRDAEAISHHYDVSNRFYELVLGPSMTYTCAVYPTDEATLEEAQFEKYDLIARKLDLKPGQRLLDVGCGWGGMVRHAAREYGVKALGVTLSEEQAFWAQQEIKRMRLDHLAEVRYLDYRLLEETGFDAISSIGLTEHIGIKNYPSYFGSLRDRLAPGGRLLNHCITRAHNRPTDTGAFIDRYVFPDGELSGSGTIVAAIEDVGLEVQHHENIREHYARTLAAWCRNLEDNWDECVAEVGENTARVWGLYMAGSRLSFERNEIQLHHVLATKTDEEGASGYPLRHRF